The region GAGTGAGGCGGCGATGGAGTGGCTGGCCGTGGCCAGGGCCTTGCTCCCCTGGTCCGCCACCACGGTCGCGGTGATCACGTCCCACACGTTGACGACGACGAGGAGTTCCGGATCGGTGTGCAGCCGCAGCAGCTCGGCGGCCTTCGAGGACAGCGTCATCGGGGGGACGCTACTGCCGGCGACGCGCCGCCGCCGTCCGGTTCGGCGTGATCCTCCCCGAACGGACAGGGCGCGCCGCGGTCAGTTCGTCAGCACGCGGTTCAGCGCCGGCGCGACGTCGCGGTGTGAGTGCACCGGCGCCATCCGGCCGTGCCCCAACCGCGCCAGGTCCCGGCCGAGCGGCGCGTCGTGCTCGCCGTCGGTCTCCAGCAGCACGTGCAGCTCCGGGAAGCGGCGCGCGAAGGTCCGCGGGTCCGGCCCGGCGTTGTGCACCGCGTCCGTCAGCAGGATCGCGGTCCGCCTGCGCGCGGCGGAACGGGCCAGCTCGGTCTGGGCGACCTGCAGCCCGAACCCGACGTTGGTCAGCCCGCGCGCCGGGATGCGCAGCAGCTGGTCCAGCAGCGCGGTGGGCGTCGCCCGGGTCGTCAGCGGCTTGAGCAGCGCCGCGTCCGACCAGAACGCCACCACCGCCAGCTGGTCCCCGGCCCCGCTCAGGTCCGCCGACAGCGCCGCGACCGTGGCCGCCGCGATCCGCACCTTCTCCCCGCGCATCGAGCCGGACACGTCGACGATCAGCACCGCGGCGCGCCGCGACCCCATGCGTTCGCGGACGATGATGTCCGTGTCCTCCGGGCGCGGGCGCTCGGTGAGCATCTCGATCGTCTTGTCCAGGTCGATGTCGTCCGAGCCGTAGCGGTACGGCACCGACGCCAGGGCGCCCGTCCCGCGCTCCTGACGGGTGTCCCGCGGGCGGCGCCGGATCGAGAGCCGCCGCGCGATCCGCTGCGCCATCGCCGCGACCTCGCGGTCCGGCGGGACGTCCTCGAGGAGCTGGTCGAGCTCGCGGCGGCGCGCGGCCTGGGACGTGACGAGCACGCCCTGGCCGCCCGCGGGCAGGTCGTCCTGCCCGGATCCGCGGTCCGGGTCCAGCTCGACGACGACCGGGGCACCCTTGCCCGTCTCGAAGACGTTCGGCGCCTCGGTCAGCTTCTTGGGCTTGCGCCGCAGGGGCGCGAGGGTCCGTCGCTCACCGGTGTCCGCGGTGGGCAGCGCGACGGCGTTGTCGACGTTCAGGCGGTGCGGTCCCGGCGCTGCCCGCCGGCGGAGGAGAAAAAATGGTTCTCCCAGATCTCGGTGATCACCTGCTCCGGGGTGGACTCCGAGGCCTCGTCCATCCCGATCCGGGCGGACAGCGACAGCAGCGCCGAGTCCAGGACCACGTGCTCGCGGTCCTGGTGGGCGTCCAGCTTCGCCAGCTCGGTCGCGATCGCGACCAGGTCGATCGCGCCCCGCACGGAGGAGCCGCGGCGCAGCTCCGGGTGCACCCGGGTGGCCCGGGTGAGCGCGACGGCGTCGTCGACGAGGGTCCGGTCGTCGGACCCCGTGCGGACCTCGACGATGTCCGCCTCCTCCGCCGCGTTCTGGTAGCCGACGGCCAGGCGGTTCCAGCGGTCGTAGACCGAGTCCGAGATCCGGGCGGTCCCGATGTTGTCGAACGGGTTCATCGAGGCGAGCACCCGGAACGTCGACTCGGCCTTGATCGTGCCCACGCGGGGCACCGTCACCGCGCGCTCGGCCATCGCGCCGAGCAGCGTGTTCAGCGTGTCCTCCGGGGCGCGGTTGAGCTCCTCGATGTAGAGGAAGCCGCCCGCCTGCATGGCCTCGACCAGCGGGCCGGGCACGAAGTTCTCCGCGGAGTAGTCCTCCTGCAGCACCCGGGCCGGGTTGTGGTGCCCCACCAGCCGGGCCGGGGTGAGCTCCGCGTTGCCCTCCACCAGCACGAAGGGCACGCCCCAGTGCTCGGTGATCGCGCGCAGCATCGTCGACTTCGACGTACCGGGCGGGCCCTCGAGCAGGATGTCCCGGCCGGCGGCCACGGCCGCCAGCATGAGGTTCAGCTCGCGGTCGCGCCCCACCACGGCGGAGGCGATCGCGTCGCGGGCGGGAACGGACGTCGATGTCGACGCTGTCATCGGTCCTGACTCCTACTGGTCGAACGCTCGGTCACGAAGGGACGCTACCCCGCGGCCTGCGGCGGAGTCGTCCCGCGACGGAACAC is a window of Pseudonocardia sp. T1-2H DNA encoding:
- a CDS encoding vWA domain-containing protein; translated protein: MLVTSQAARRRELDQLLEDVPPDREVAAMAQRIARRLSIRRRPRDTRQERGTGALASVPYRYGSDDIDLDKTIEMLTERPRPEDTDIIVRERMGSRRAAVLIVDVSGSMRGEKVRIAAATVAALSADLSGAGDQLAVVAFWSDAALLKPLTTRATPTALLDQLLRIPARGLTNVGFGLQVAQTELARSAARRRTAILLTDAVHNAGPDPRTFARRFPELHVLLETDGEHDAPLGRDLARLGHGRMAPVHSHRDVAPALNRVLTN
- a CDS encoding AAA family ATPase; amino-acid sequence: MTASTSTSVPARDAIASAVVGRDRELNLMLAAVAAGRDILLEGPPGTSKSTMLRAITEHWGVPFVLVEGNAELTPARLVGHHNPARVLQEDYSAENFVPGPLVEAMQAGGFLYIEELNRAPEDTLNTLLGAMAERAVTVPRVGTIKAESTFRVLASMNPFDNIGTARISDSVYDRWNRLAVGYQNAAEEADIVEVRTGSDDRTLVDDAVALTRATRVHPELRRGSSVRGAIDLVAIATELAKLDAHQDREHVVLDSALLSLSARIGMDEASESTPEQVITEIWENHFFSSAGGQRRDRTA